The following is a genomic window from Pseudomonas lurida.
ACTGATGGGGCTGCTGGAAAAGATCTCGGTCATTGTGATCGGGCCCGGGCTCGGTGACGCGTCCTGGGGCAAAAGCCTGCTTTCTGTGGCCGCCAACGCCGGCCTGCCGCAGGTATGGGACGCCGACGCCTTGAATCAACTCGCCACCGGCAGCGTCAGTTTGCCGGCCGACTGCGTGATCACCCCGCATCCGGGTGAGGCGGCGCGCCTGTTGGGTATTTCGACAGCCGAAGTTCAGGCCGATCGACTTAAGGTAACGCGCGCGTTGAGCCACAAATTCAACGCAGTGGCTATCCTCAAGGGGGCTGGCAGTTTGATTGCCAGCCCGGACGGTCGTGTTTCGCGATGTGACCAGGGCCATCCGGCCATGGCGACGGCTGGACTGGGTGATGTACTCGCCGGCCTGGTTGGCGCGCTGATGGCCCAGGGTATGCCGGCCTATGAGGCAAGCTGCCTGGCCGTGTGGTTGCACGCCACTGCCGGGGATCGCCAGGGCACCTTTGGTCGCGGGCTGGCGGCGAGCGACCTGATACCCGCCATTCGTCAATTGCTGGAGGAACAGTCGCCGTGTCTGAAGTAATCCTTTTCCTGGCCGATGAAGAGTCCATGGTCAGCTTCGGCCAGCGCATTGCCCAGGTCACCGCCGGGGCAGGGTTGATCTTCCTGGAAGGCGACCTGGGGGCAGGCAAGACCACGCTGTCTCGAGGCATCATTCGCGGATTGGGCCACACCGGGGCGGTAAAAAGTCCGACGTTTACGTTGGTAGAACCCTATGAAATCGGCGGCGTGCGAGCGTTCCATTTCGACCTCTATCGCCTGGTGGACCCCGAAGAGCTGGAATACATGGGTATCCGGGATTACTTCGATGAAGAGGTGTTGTGCCTGATCGAGTGGCCAGATAAAGGCACAGGCTTTTTGCCAAAGCCGGACCTGACCATTACCATTACGCCGCATGAGCACGGACGTCAGCTGAAGTTGTTGCCCCAGAGCGCGCGTGGCCAGTCGTGGTGCGCCGCTTTGGCATTGGAATTCAAATAATTGGTGGGGTTAGGTATGCGCTTTCGCGCGTTGGTTGCTGTCGTGGGGGTGTTGCTTGCGGCAATG
Proteins encoded in this region:
- a CDS encoding NAD(P)H-hydrate dehydratase — translated: MPQTKHAITDVQPLLHGHLPQLAARSPDAHKGQFGHLLVIGGDRGFGGAALLSAESALRSGAGMVSLATRLEHVPAALARLPEVMTVGVSSANQLMGLLEKISVIVIGPGLGDASWGKSLLSVAANAGLPQVWDADALNQLATGSVSLPADCVITPHPGEAARLLGISTAEVQADRLKVTRALSHKFNAVAILKGAGSLIASPDGRVSRCDQGHPAMATAGLGDVLAGLVGALMAQGMPAYEASCLAVWLHATAGDRQGTFGRGLAASDLIPAIRQLLEEQSPCLK
- the tsaE gene encoding tRNA (adenosine(37)-N6)-threonylcarbamoyltransferase complex ATPase subunit type 1 TsaE; protein product: MSEVILFLADEESMVSFGQRIAQVTAGAGLIFLEGDLGAGKTTLSRGIIRGLGHTGAVKSPTFTLVEPYEIGGVRAFHFDLYRLVDPEELEYMGIRDYFDEEVLCLIEWPDKGTGFLPKPDLTITITPHEHGRQLKLLPQSARGQSWCAALALEFK